The Camelina sativa cultivar DH55 chromosome 18, Cs, whole genome shotgun sequence DNA window NNNNNNNNNNNNNNNNNNNNNNNNNNNNNNNNNNNNNNNNNNNNNNNNNNNNNNNNNNNNNNNNNNNNNNNNNNNNNNNNNNNNNNNNNNNNNNNNNNNNNNNNNNNNNNNNNNNNNNNNNNNNNNNNNNNNNNNNNNNNNNNNNNNNNNNNNNNNNNNNNNNNNNNNNNNNNNNNNNNNNNNNNNNNNNNNNNNNNNNNNNNNNNNNNNNNNNNNNNNNNNNNNNNNNNNNNNNNNNNNNNNNNNNNNNNNNNNNNNNNNNNNNNNNNNNNNNNNNNNNNNNNNNNNNNNNNNNNNNNNNNNNNNNNNNNNNNNNNNNNNNNNNNNNNNNNNNNNNNNNNNNNNNNNNNNNNNNNNNNNNNNNNNNNNNNNNNNNNNNNNNNNNNNNNNNNNNNNNNNNNNNNNNNNNNNNNNNNNNNNNNNNNNNNNNNNNNNNNNNNNNNNNNNNNNNNNNNNNNNNNNNNNNNNNNNNNNNNNNNNNNNNNNNNNNNNNNNNNNNNNNNNNNNNNNNNNNNNNNNNNNNNNNNNNNNNNNNNNNNNNNNNNNNNNNNNNNNNNNNNNNNNNNNNNNNNNNNNNNNNNNNNNNNNNNNNNNNNNNNNNNNNNNNNNNNNNNNNNNNNNNNNNNNNNNNNNNNNNNNNNNNNNNNNNNNNNNNNNNNNNNNNNNNNNNNNNNNNNNNNNNNNNNNNNNNNNNNNNNNNNNNNNNNNNNNNNNNNNNNNNNNNNNNNNNNNNNNNNNNNNNNNNNNNNNNNNNNNNNNNNNNNNNNNNNNNNNNNNNNNNNNNNNNNNNNNNNNNNNNNNNNNNNNNNNNNNNNNNNNNNNNNNNNNNNNNNNNNNNNNNNNNNNNNNNNNNNNNNNNNNNNNNNNNNNNNNNNNNNNNNNNNNNNNNNNNNNNNNNNNNNNNNNNNNNNNNNNNNNNNNNNNNNNNNNNNNNNNNNNNNNNNNNNNNNNNNNNNNNNNNNNNNNNNNNNNNNNNNNNNNNNNNNNNNNNNNNNNNNNNNNNNNNNNNNNNNNNNNNNNNNNNNNNNNNNNNNNNNNNNNNNNNNNNNNNNNNNNNNNNNNNNNNNNNNNNNNNNNNNNNNNNNNNNNNNNNNNNNNNNNNNNNNNNNNNNNNNNNNNNNNNNNNNNNNNNNNNNNNNNNNNNNNNNNNNNNNNNNNNNNNNNNNNNNNNNNNNNNNNNNNNNNNNNNNNNNNNNNNNNNNNNNNNNNNNNNNNNNNNNNNNNNNNNNNNNNNNNNNNNNNNNNNNNNNNNNNNNNNNNNNNNNNNNNNNNNNNNNNNNNNNNNNNNNNNNNNNNNNNNNNNNNNNNNNNNNNNNNNNNNNNNNNNNNNNNNNNNNNNNNNNNNNNNNNNNNNNNNNNNNNNNNNNNNNNNNNNNNNNNNNNNNNNNNNNNNNNNNNNNNNNNNNNNNNNNNNNNNNNNNNNNNNNNNNNNNNNNNNNNNNNNNNNNNNNNNNNNNNNNNNNNNNNNNNNNNNNNNNNNNNNNNNNNNNNNNNNNNNNNNNNNNNNNNNNNNNNNNNNNNNNNNNNNNNNNNNNNNNNNNNNNNNNNNNNNNNNNNNNNNNNNNNNNNNNNNNNNNNNNNNNNNNNNNNNNNNNNNNNNNNNNNNNNNNNNNNNNNNNNNNNNNNNNNNNNNNNNNNNNNNNNNNNNNNNNNNNNNNNNNNNNNNNNNNNNNNNNNNNNNNNNNNNNNNNNNNNNNNNNNNNNNNNNNNNNNNNNNNNNNNNNNNNNNNNNNNNNNNNNNNNNNNNNNNNNNNNNNNNNNNNNNNNNNNNNNNNNNNNNNNNNNNNNNNNNNNNNNNNNNNNNNNNNNNNNNNNNNNNNNNNNNNNNNNNNNNNNNNNNNNNNNNNNNNNNNNNNNNNNNNNNNNNNNNNNNNNNNNNNNNNNNNNNNNNNNNNNNNNNNNNNNNNNNNNNNNNNNNNNNNNNNNNNNNNNNNNNNNNNNNNNNNNNNNNNNNNNNNNNNNNNNNNNNNNNNNNNNNNNNNNNNNNNNNNNNNNNNNNNNNNNNNNNNNNNNNNNNNNNNNNNNNNNNNNNNNNNNNNNNNNNNNNNNNNNNNNNNNNNNNNNNNNNNNNNNNNNNNNNNNNNNNNNNNNNNNNNNNNNNNNNNNNNNNNNNNNNNNNNNNNNNNNNNNNNNNNNNNNNNNNNNNNNNNNNNNNNNNNNNNNNNNNNNNNNNNNNNNNNNNNNNNNNNNNNNNNNNNNNNNNNNNNNNNNNNNNNNNNNNNNNNNNNNNNNNNNNNNNNNNNNNNNNNNNNNNNNNNNNNNNNNNNNNNNNNNNNNNNNNNNNNNNNNNNNNNNNNNNNNNNNNNNNNNNNNNNNNNNNNNNNNNNNNNNNNNNNNNNNNNNNNNNNNNNNNNNNNNNNNNNNNNNNNNNNNNNNNNNNNNNNNNNNNNNNNNNNNNNNNNNNNNNNNNNNNNNNNNNNNNNNNNNNNNNNNNNNNNNNNNNNNNNNNNNNNNNNNNNNNNNNNNNNNNNNNNNNNNNNNNNNNNNNNNNNNNNNNNNNNNNNNNNNNNNNNNNNNNNNNNNNNNNNNNNNNNNNNNNNNNNNNNNNNNNNNNNNNNNNNNNNNNNNNNNNNNNNNNNNNNNNNNNNNNNNNNNNNNNNNNNNNNNNNNNNNNNNNNNNNNNNNNNNNNNNNNNNNNNNNNNNNNNNNNNNNNNNNNNNNNNNNNNNNNNNNNNNNNNNNNNNNNNNNNNNNNNNNNNNNNNNNNNNNNNNNNNNNNNNNNNNNNNNNNNNNNNNNNNNNNNNNNNNNNNNNNNNNNNNNNNNNNNNNNNNNNNNNNNNNNNNNNNNNNNNNNNNNNNNNNNNNNNNNNNNNNNNNNNNNNNNNNNNNNNNNNNNNNNNNNNNNNNNNNNNNNNNNNNNNNNNNNNNNNNNNNNNNNNNNNNNNNNNNNNNNNNNNNNNNNNNNNNNNNNNNNNNNNNNNNNNNNNNNNNNNNNNNNNNNNNNNNNNNNNNNNNNNNNNNNNNNNNNNNNNNNNNNNNNNNNNNNNNNNNNNNNNNNNNNNNNNNNNNNNNNNNNNNNNNNNNNNNNNNNNNNNNNNNNNNNNNNNNNNNNNNNNNNNNNNNNNNNNNNNNNNNNNNNNNNNNNNNNNNNNNNNNNNNNNNNNNNNNNNNNNNNNNNNNNNNNNNNNNNNNNNNNNNNNNNNNNNNNNNNNNNNNNNNNNNNNNNNNNNNNNNNNNNNNNNNNNNNNNNNNNNNNNNNNNNNNNNNNNNNNNNNNNNNNNNNNNNNNNNNNNNNNNNNNNNNNNNNNNNNNNNNNNNNNNNNNNNNNNNNNNNNNNNNNNNNNNNNNNNNNNNNNNNNNNNAAGGTGATGGTGGAGTTGACAGTGAGAAGGAGAAAGACGATAACCGTTCAAAGGGTGTGAAGGTATGGAGAAATTAGTAGCAGTTGTAGAGTCACGTCAAAATTATCTTTGCATTGTTCTTAGACTAGTGGTTTCGATATGTGAAGGTAAACAAGGAGGATGATGACAAAATGAGAACGACAGCTGCAAATGTGGCTGCTCGTGCTGCTGTCGGAGGAGatgatacatttttaaaatggCAATTAATGGCTGAAGCTCGTCAGAAATCTGTGTCTGAAGGTGGTAAAGATGGGAATCAGAAAGCTACTTCAGGTGGAGGAAATAACTCTAAGGACAGGCAAGATGGTGGACGACGGTTTTCTGGAAATGGTAAGTCCATTATATAACCGCTTTTTACGTAAGAGTAAAGAATCAGGAATGAACAAAGCTCAAAAACCCTCCTCGAATACATGAATTGCTCCTAGTGTTAGAAATGCTAAGAGTCTAGTTGTGATGTGGCTTTTGTCTATTGAGTTCTTCGTGGTTTTGTTTGTGATAATAAGCTCTGGATTCATGTTTTCAGGTGGTCGAAGAGTAGGGAAAAACCAAGGTTCGTCTCCTCAACCAAAAGTGGTACGGACAATCACTGTGAAGGATGTGGTTGCTGTTTTGGAGAGAGAGCCGCAGATGTCCAAATCCACTTTAATGTATCGATTAATTCAATAGAAAAGCagaatcattattatttatataagcTTCTGATGATAATTTAATCGTCAAGGCCCAAGTGATTTATACCATTGTGTCTGTTGTGTGGCCATTTCAACCTCAAACGTCAATTCATAATACAACCCCTAAAGATTCAAAACTCAATACTTGCATCTACTGCTAGAGACTTCAAATGTTCCAAATTCATTGAAATACAAACCCGCTCCTATTAAATCATACAAACCTACTCCTATTAAATGCCTGTTCCAAAAAATTTATGTCAATCATCGATTGgatattttttctataaaacgcccaaatcaagttttagagcTTCTCACTAGACCCGTCGTTGGGACTGCTTAGGCTGGTTGGGGCAGACTAGGTCCCAATCAGGAGATCTTGGTATAGTTGAACCAAAGAGAGGGATACCTCGCACATAAGGATAAGGTTGGAGCACATTTAAGTGTTACATGTGTGTGTACGTGTTCATGTCTGCTATCTTACATGGGCATTACACTGGTTGTGCATTATATTCTTTTGTAGGTTACTATTGGAGGTATACTGGGGACCGTCAAAGTCCGTCTAATAGTGAATCCGTGAAGCCCAAACCGAATAATCCTCCCCAAGATACCTCTCAATATTTACTCGACTTATTGTTATTGACCCTTCATCTTTGTACTGCCCATCTTTGATTTGAATTGTGTTGGACACCTCtcactataagtctataagcAATGAAAAAGGTAtctatatgaaaaataattctGATCCAGGCCAGGAACCGGGTAtaatgttttaggattttcCACAACTTCATTATTATTCTGATTGACATTTCtggtaaataaattataaaaagtacAGTGCTTAACTAGTCCAAATGATGTACGCAAAGTCGTGAAATTATTGTCTACACTCGACACTAAACCATATATTTAAGTAAAAGAATGAGTTAAAAAGATCACGCGGACCTTATTGTGGTTTTGTGGTCCTCCCCACCTTCTATGTGACTCGCACCTTTCCACCATTTACTTCTTCACATAAAAAAATACTCATTTCCACTCTATCCAATGCCAAGAAAACAACGTTGTAACTACTAAGAAGAACCCATAAATATATACGaattttcaaatatgtttttagtGTTAGTGTATCATCGTAACTTTAgttttttgttcataatgtTTAAGGATTCGATCTTATCTATAGAAGTTTAATTCATTTCAAATTGTAAGGACAAAGTAGAAGAAAACTCAACTAGGAAAAGTGATCACATGACACAATAACCAAAAGTTACCCCCAAAAACTATATAGGCTTAATTATAGTTGTGATTTTGGTGAACTTGAGCAAATTGTCTTTACTAGCTAGGgtttatttttagtaaatatgTGGATGAGtagtaaataaaatcattttataaactacaaaaaaaaaaaaaaaaacaagaaaaagattttctagttacaaattaattttcagTCAACTAGGTAGCACACCGTAACTCTTTTTGACAATCCGATACAAGCACCGTAACGCTTAAATTTCAAAAGCGGCATTCAAAACCAGCATTTCCAAAAAACTTGGGTCATTGCAACTTCTTAGccataagctttttttttgtaatcagctcttgtgtttgtttttcattttttttttgttaacaagtTCACATTGTTtcgaaataaaaagaaagatactaATCCATCACAAAAGTACTAGTCAGTCTAATTTAAAATGTAAAGGAAAACAACTAATGAGGAGCAAATGAGATGCTAAATAGATTGCTCAATGTAAGTGATCAGGTTTCTTCCTTTCCATCACcattccttccttcttcttcttctcgggtTCTTCTGCGATCATCGACAAGCCTTaagaggggaaaaaaaacaatacagtGTTATCAAGACATCCAAAATCCtattttaatacatatatgtataagaCAATATACCGGTTAAGTGATTTTTCTCCTTGAGCATCAACCTGCTAAGCTTTGCTGCTCTAGCCTTTTCGAACAGCCACGTAGCCTCCATCTGTTTGCTGATCATTTGAGCAGCGTAGTAAGGGATTTTACCACGAAAGCAGCGGCCATTGACAAACATGATACAGTCCATCAAGCTTTCTCTTGAAAGCCCTTTGATGTCATAAGCTCTTGATCTTGTCCAAAGACTTTTACCATGCGAATTCACTGGTTCCGCCAAGCAAAGAGCTCTTGTGCAATCACTTATGGCCGCATCTACATCTCCAAGGAGTAAGTAACAATCTGCTCTGTCGCTATATAGATTCATTCTCTTTCTCCTAAGTTTCAAAGGGCATATGCCTATCGCTTCGTTGTAGCATCTAATAGCTCCCTCTAAGTTTCCTACACAAAGCAATTGGTTTGCTTGCTGTTTAATCAAATTCACAACAACACTTGTCTCTGCCAGCAATTCTTGATTCTCActcatcatctttttctccCTCTTTCTCCTCTCTACTTTGTTCCTCCATAGTTCTTTCAAGGCTTTTTGAACTTTCTGAGTGTAGAGACAACCTTTCTTTGTGTTGTAATGCATTAAAAGAACCTTAGTTATTCTATCTCCTAGGTTTGGTCTGACGTTAAGAGCTTTAACCTCAACTAGGTCTACTATATAAAACAATGACATCTCAATGACTTTGTACCTTGTTTCTTGGTCTTTGAGAAGCAGCAAAAGACAATCTATACCCATGTATTGCCAATCATCAGAAGACCGAGAGAGGTTGCATAGACTCAATATCATTTCTCTTGATCCTGAGACATGCGCTCGCCCTTGTTTACTATAACAAAGAATCCGGATCAGTCCGATGCCTGCACGAGACGTGTGGTTAACCAATCCACCCCACATTTGGCTAAGCTCcttgagaaattttttgttgCAAATAAGAGAAATAGACCTTTGCTTGTAAGCAAAGCAATTGAGTAAATGAAGTGACCAGCATTGGAGCTGACTTGCCCATTCCTCAGCTTTTTGGTCTTCCATCTCTAACCCTCCAAGTCCTCTAGTAAGCAAGTCACAGTGATACCTcactcttccttcttttgcttGAACACTCACAAACTCTTCATACACAACATCAACACATGTCGTTGCAATCTCCATGGCTAATCTCACCACTTCATTCTCGTAAGCTGCCACTGCCTCAAACGTCCTCTCGTAGCTCGCCAAGTGACCTAACGCCCTAACAACGACTCTTTGCTCGACCCAACTCATCTTTCCAGTCATAAGCTCAAGCAATGGAGCTATAACTCCAGACTCCACAGCTTTTACAGCAAACTCAGGCTTCTTCATGGTGTAAGATCCAATGATATGAACAGCATAGTAAGGAACATACACATTTTGGCCAGTCATTACCCATTCTACATCCTCAAGACCTTTCTTCATTAACCTTGTCATGCACTCGAAGACCCCAAGAGACGGGAACTCAGGGTTCTCAGGGTCGGCCATGGCGTATCTCCAAATAAAACTAAGTGTGAGAGCGAGCTCTGTGTCGTCTCTTGTCATGTGCAAATCTCTCAGAGATAACTCTAACCATGCTTTTCTTACACAAGGGTCTTTTTCCTCCATGGCACAGATGAAGCAACACGGTCTGGAACCGACAACAACGTGGGTCCTGGCCATCTTGTTTGTACTACTG harbors:
- the LOC104763164 gene encoding transcription initiation factor TFIID subunit 4b-like, translated to MNSRGPLGTSQGGINARMPPKKPSVGQKKPLETLGSSPPPPSKKQKVAGNSMDQSIEQLNDVTAVSGVNLREEEEQLFSGAKEDARVSEASRRVVHEEEERLILHKTPLQRKLAEIMCGGKDARIIIPYNSVVKAGDGGVDSEKEKDDNRSKGVKVNKEDDDKMRTTAANVAARAAVGGDDTFLKWQLMAEARQKSVSEGGKDGNQKATSGGGNNSKDRQDGGRRFSGNGGRRVGKNQGSSPQPKVVRTITVKDVVAVLEREPQMSKSTLMYRLIQ
- the LOC104760644 gene encoding uncharacterized protein LOC104760644, producing the protein MDHFRCSSTNKMARTHVVVGSRPCCFICAMEEKDPCVRKAWLELSLRDLHMTRDDTELALTLSFIWRYAMADPENPEFPSLGVFECMTRLMKKGLEDVEWVMTGQNVYVPYYAVHIIGSYTMKKPEFAVKAVESGVIAPLLELMTGKMSWVEQRVVVRALGHLASYERTFEAVAAYENEVVRLAMEIATTCVDVVYEEFVSVQAKEGRVRYHCDLLTRGLGGLEMEDQKAEEWASQLQCWSLHLLNCFAYKQRSISLICNKKFLKELSQMWGGLVNHTSRAGIGLIRILCYSKQGRAHVSGSREMILSLCNLSRSSDDWQYMGIDCLLLLLKDQETRYKVIEMSLFYIVDLVEVKALNVRPNLGDRITKVLLMHYNTKKGCLYTQKVQKALKELWRNKVERRKREKKMMSENQELLAETSVVVNLIKQQANQLLCVGNLEGAIRCYNEAIGICPLKLRRKRMNLYSDRADCYLLLGDVDAAISDCTRALCLAEPVNSHGKSLWTRSRAYDIKGLSRESLMDCIMFVNGRCFRGKIPYYAAQMISKQMEATWLFEKARAAKLSRLMLKEKNHLTGLSMIAEEPEKKKKEGMVMERKKPDHLH